Proteins encoded within one genomic window of Methanomassiliicoccales archaeon:
- a CDS encoding FAD-dependent oxidoreductase has protein sequence MSDLIHTHDIVIIGGGLTGLMAAVSSADHEKDVAVVSKVHPLRSHSVAAQGGINAALGNNLSKGMDSWETHSLDTVKGADYLADQDAVSILCQNAPHAVLEMEHMGTVFSRNEKGLIAQRPFGGAGFPRTCYAADRTGHNLLHTLYEQCMTRKIAFYDEMFVTSLVRTKGRCTGCVALNIATGDIEGFSSRSLLLATGGYGRIYAHSTNAHINTGDGAAMALQAGLPLKDMEFVQFHPTTLFGTNMLITEGARGEGGTLRNAAGERFMTRYAEHSMELAPRDIVARAIQMEIDQGRGRVGGFVDLDLTQLGEEKISSRLPGIRRISMDFA, from the coding sequence ATGTCGGACCTCATCCATACCCATGATATCGTGATAATCGGAGGCGGTCTGACCGGGCTAATGGCGGCCGTTTCATCCGCCGATCATGAAAAGGACGTCGCCGTCGTATCCAAAGTGCACCCGCTAAGGTCCCATTCTGTCGCCGCGCAGGGAGGGATCAACGCCGCCCTCGGTAATAACCTTTCAAAAGGGATGGACAGCTGGGAGACACATTCGCTGGACACCGTCAAAGGGGCGGATTATCTGGCTGACCAAGATGCCGTCTCTATCCTTTGTCAGAACGCGCCTCATGCGGTCCTGGAGATGGAGCACATGGGAACGGTGTTCTCCAGGAACGAGAAGGGGTTGATCGCCCAACGACCCTTCGGGGGAGCTGGCTTCCCTCGAACGTGCTACGCAGCAGACCGGACCGGGCATAACCTCCTCCATACACTGTACGAGCAATGCATGACCAGGAAGATCGCCTTCTACGATGAGATGTTCGTCACCAGTCTTGTCAGGACGAAAGGAAGATGCACCGGTTGCGTGGCGTTGAACATCGCCACTGGCGACATTGAGGGCTTCTCCTCGAGATCCTTACTACTAGCGACCGGCGGCTATGGGAGGATCTATGCACATTCCACGAACGCCCACATCAACACCGGGGACGGGGCGGCGATGGCCCTTCAGGCGGGATTGCCTCTTAAGGACATGGAGTTCGTCCAGTTCCATCCCACCACATTGTTCGGTACCAATATGCTGATAACCGAGGGGGCCAGAGGAGAAGGCGGCACTCTAAGGAATGCGGCCGGGGAGAGGTTCATGACCCGGTACGCAGAGCATTCCATGGAACTTGCCCCTAGGGACATCGTGGCCCGGGCGATACAAATGGAAATAGATCAAGGGCGGGGCCGGGTGGGTGGCTTCGTTGACCTGGACCTGACCCAACTGGGAGAGGAGAAGATCTCGTCCAGACTGCCTGGCATAAGACGCATTTCGATGGATTTCGCC
- a CDS encoding corrinoid protein, which translates to MRKEEILAGLEKAVVAGKKQEAIQHAKDAMAAGVKALDAIDHGLIKGMNIVGDKYAAHEFYLPQVLLAADSMYGALDILLPHIPKEDADKRIGVIIGVVEGDVHDIGKNIVKTMCTAAGFEVHDLGRDVPPETFVEKTKETKSQVVAMSTLMTPTMDGMKAVMDGLVEAGIRMNVKTIIGGAPTSQEFADDIGADLHAVNAQEAVIKIKGAL; encoded by the coding sequence ATGCGCAAGGAAGAGATTCTAGCAGGACTGGAAAAGGCCGTAGTGGCCGGGAAGAAGCAAGAGGCCATTCAGCATGCCAAGGATGCGATGGCGGCGGGTGTCAAGGCTCTGGACGCGATCGACCACGGGCTCATCAAAGGAATGAACATCGTAGGCGACAAGTATGCTGCCCATGAATTCTACCTGCCCCAAGTTCTGCTTGCGGCGGATTCGATGTACGGTGCTCTGGACATCCTTTTGCCGCACATACCGAAGGAGGATGCAGACAAGAGGATCGGAGTCATAATCGGCGTCGTCGAGGGAGATGTCCACGATATCGGCAAGAACATCGTCAAGACGATGTGCACCGCTGCTGGCTTCGAAGTCCACGACCTGGGCCGCGATGTCCCTCCAGAAACGTTCGTGGAAAAGACCAAGGAGACCAAGTCGCAGGTCGTCGCCATGAGCACTCTCATGACCCCCACGATGGACGGCATGAAGGCGGTCATGGATGGTCTGGTAGAGGCGGGCATCAGGATGAACGTCAAGACGATCATTGGCGGGGCCCCAACCTCACAGGAATTCGCTGACGACATCGGCGCCGACCTACATGCGGTCAACGCCCAGGAGGCAGTGATCAAGATCAAGGGGGCTTTGTAA
- a CDS encoding uroporphyrinogen decarboxylase family protein translates to MADTMNHIERAVAALQDQPVDRLSSYPLAMGVCRRTVGDGKMTYRDWASDPKKYAAGFIQGQKYFDFDWAIGLMDLSVMAGDLGATVRMDDQNTPFVTEPAFKTVEDYETFEVPDVHKGRSGVLLEGTKLFTDELKSQVICAGFIEGPLLALTQATGAEKVFMDMYNHRSAIHKALTKLTEFDMRLIDGFKETGCAGLVWDYLWGSYSCLGDKEYEEFEGNDKYALKLNAHTSELGIASCIHNCADLPHLDTQVKKMKPAIFSMAYYPLIPGSPSPKEAIAKGYADGTLLAGDIDPQLFVRGTPEKMQKTSMNLIQEVKTALCERGLHSRYVISSGCEVPPTVTTKLENIKMCVDTVKQYGQVTCAKENA, encoded by the coding sequence ATGGCTGACACGATGAATCACATCGAACGGGCGGTCGCCGCCCTTCAGGACCAGCCGGTCGACCGTCTGTCGTCATATCCGCTGGCAATGGGCGTGTGCCGCAGAACCGTCGGCGACGGCAAGATGACCTACCGCGACTGGGCCTCAGACCCGAAGAAGTATGCGGCCGGGTTCATACAGGGACAGAAGTACTTCGACTTCGACTGGGCCATCGGCCTGATGGACCTGTCGGTCATGGCTGGAGATCTGGGAGCCACCGTGAGGATGGACGACCAGAACACCCCGTTCGTCACAGAACCGGCGTTCAAGACCGTGGAAGACTATGAGACGTTCGAGGTCCCGGATGTTCACAAGGGCCGCAGCGGTGTGCTCCTGGAAGGCACCAAGCTATTCACCGATGAGCTGAAGAGCCAGGTGATATGCGCGGGATTCATTGAAGGCCCGCTTCTGGCATTAACGCAAGCGACCGGCGCCGAGAAGGTCTTCATGGACATGTACAACCACCGCAGCGCGATACACAAGGCGCTGACCAAGTTAACCGAGTTCGACATGAGGCTGATCGACGGCTTCAAGGAGACCGGTTGCGCCGGACTGGTCTGGGACTATCTGTGGGGAAGCTACTCCTGCCTGGGAGACAAGGAATATGAGGAGTTCGAGGGCAATGACAAGTACGCCCTCAAGCTGAACGCGCACACCTCGGAGCTCGGCATCGCAAGCTGCATCCACAACTGCGCAGACCTGCCGCACCTGGACACCCAGGTCAAGAAGATGAAGCCAGCGATATTTTCGATGGCGTACTATCCCCTGATCCCAGGAAGCCCCTCACCCAAAGAGGCCATTGCCAAAGGATACGCGGACGGGACGCTGCTGGCGGGGGATATTGACCCTCAGCTTTTCGTAAGAGGCACGCCGGAAAAGATGCAGAAGACCTCTATGAACCTGATCCAGGAGGTAAAGACAGCCCTGTGCGAGAGGGGTCTGCACTCAAGATATGTAATATCTTCCGGTTGCGAGGTTCCGCCCACTGTCACCACCAAGCTTGAGAACATCAAGATGTGCGTTGACACCGTGAAGCAGTATGGCCAGGTCACCTGCGCCAAGGAAAACGCCTGA
- a CDS encoding molybdopterin-guanine dinucleotide biosynthesis protein MobB, whose protein sequence is MKIAQIAGFLGSGKTTFLIEVAKELVSRGHRIAIIVNDVGDINVDAKFIESYGLKAKEISGGCICCQIAGSFATTVATLYNTFKPDIIIVEPSGVAIPWGLKRAAEYSEEEMEGKIEHTPVLTLVDSVRIDVLMESVRRLVETQIREADVVLINKVDASTPEKIKKAVDLVKSINPTAEILYGSGRTLQGVKEIATIMETRISPRYDEASEKEILRKSYGTK, encoded by the coding sequence ATGAAGATTGCACAGATCGCAGGTTTCCTAGGCAGCGGCAAGACCACATTCCTTATCGAAGTGGCAAAGGAGCTGGTCTCTCGAGGCCACCGGATCGCCATCATCGTGAACGATGTCGGCGATATCAACGTGGACGCGAAGTTCATCGAGTCGTACGGGTTGAAGGCCAAGGAGATATCCGGCGGATGCATATGCTGCCAGATAGCCGGCAGTTTCGCCACGACAGTCGCGACTTTGTATAACACCTTCAAACCGGACATCATCATCGTCGAGCCGTCTGGTGTGGCCATACCATGGGGCCTTAAACGGGCCGCCGAATACTCCGAAGAAGAGATGGAAGGCAAGATCGAGCATACGCCGGTCCTTACTCTGGTCGATTCGGTCAGGATCGATGTGCTAATGGAGTCGGTCCGCAGACTGGTCGAGACCCAGATACGCGAGGCTGATGTCGTTCTCATCAACAAGGTCGATGCCTCCACGCCGGAGAAGATCAAGAAGGCGGTGGACCTGGTGAAGAGCATCAACCCCACTGCTGAGATCCTATACGGTTCCGGAAGGACGCTGCAGGGCGTAAAAGAGATCGCTACGATCATGGAGACCAGGATATCCCCGCGTTATGATGAGGCGAGCGAGAAGGAGATACTGCGCAAGTCCTACGGGACGAAGTGA
- a CDS encoding PQQ-binding-like beta-propeller repeat protein has protein sequence MDLNSDGSFICQLNDTLIVQDERAHQLKSIGKDGNSRWSYFYSDPLSMFARDNSYFCFIDHRNDTQILVCLGVNGTVAWSKAVSAQSNVFRGEDGNYYLQAGFMQMDTNHSTCTVTCLDEKGNERWIQTSDSGLIVWGICSDGTAILRQDIYDLNVTPPGIIIVKQELISVSSDGNILGRLSLPSNAFNAFRLYEQESNGTIVAYFEDVMNFTTYHYMGMTEDLQHNWSLKTSNMEDRGKTIGSVTYKINNTGVVGDNGNTYSIATLGAYNASDGTLLFKTDFQGISFYWVDVNSGTVYVEDRAGSFWAVDQEGQANFALGAAGWQAFDTYGNGLLLYGSSSIKLIDDQGSPEWQYDLEEGTIKSVHVGTDSTIYLITDVGISAVHKPQVSTTMVYIVALISIDILVILTCGLWLMDHRLPEERHGP, from the coding sequence ATGGATCTCAATAGCGACGGGTCGTTCATATGCCAATTGAACGACACTCTGATCGTTCAGGATGAGAGAGCGCATCAATTGAAATCGATCGGCAAGGATGGCAATTCAAGATGGAGCTATTTCTATTCCGATCCTCTGAGCATGTTTGCCCGTGATAATAGCTACTTTTGCTTCATTGATCATAGAAATGATACCCAGATCCTGGTATGTTTGGGGGTGAATGGAACCGTAGCATGGAGCAAAGCGGTCTCGGCCCAAAGCAACGTATTCCGAGGGGAAGATGGAAATTACTATTTGCAGGCCGGTTTTATGCAAATGGACACCAATCATTCAACATGCACCGTGACGTGTCTCGACGAGAAAGGCAACGAGAGATGGATTCAAACCAGTGATTCGGGCCTAATCGTTTGGGGCATTTGCAGTGACGGAACCGCAATCCTCAGACAGGATATCTATGACCTGAATGTCACCCCGCCAGGAATCATTATCGTCAAGCAAGAATTGATCTCAGTGTCATCGGACGGGAATATTCTCGGAAGGCTGAGCCTTCCCTCGAACGCATTCAATGCCTTCAGGCTTTATGAACAGGAAAGCAATGGGACCATCGTTGCCTATTTCGAAGACGTCATGAACTTCACGACCTATCACTACATGGGCATGACAGAAGACCTTCAGCACAACTGGTCCTTGAAAACCTCAAATATGGAGGATCGAGGCAAAACCATCGGGTCGGTGACATACAAGATCAACAATACTGGCGTGGTCGGGGATAATGGAAATACATACAGCATCGCAACCCTTGGCGCCTACAATGCCAGCGATGGAACGCTCTTGTTCAAGACAGATTTTCAGGGAATATCCTTTTACTGGGTAGATGTCAACTCTGGGACGGTCTACGTAGAGGATAGGGCCGGTTCATTCTGGGCAGTGGATCAGGAGGGACAGGCAAATTTTGCGCTCGGCGCTGCTGGATGGCAGGCATTCGATACCTACGGCAACGGGTTATTATTGTATGGTAGCTCATCGATCAAACTGATCGATGACCAAGGCTCACCTGAATGGCAATACGATCTTGAAGAAGGCACCATCAAATCCGTCCACGTCGGAACGGATAGCACGATTTATCTGATAACGGATGTCGGAATATCGGCCGTTCATAAACCGCAGGTCTCAACCACCATGGTCTACATCGTCGCCCTAATATCAATCGACATTCTCGTTATACTAACCTGCGGATTGTGGCTTATGGACCACAGGCTGCCCGAGGAAAGGCATGGACCCTGA